The following coding sequences lie in one Candidatus Rokuibacteriota bacterium genomic window:
- the pafA gene encoding Pup--protein ligase — protein MKRRIFGIENEYGLTCTLNGQRRLSPDNVARYLFEKVIPGARNANVFLENGARLYLDTGFHPEYATPECDDITELVIHDKAGERIVEDLLHQAEKRLREDGISGNILLFKNNTDSAGNSYGCHENYLVSRDVSFQRLAEGLIPFFVTRQIFAGAGKVLQTPRGFHYCLSQRAQHICQEISGATTSSRSIINTRDEPHADAEKYRRLHVIVGDSNMSEVATYLKVGTTALLLDMIEDGFFDKDYSLQSPVQAIRDISHDPTLRETVRLKDGRTITPLQLQTEYLEHATRYVNSIDADPVTKDVLARWTHVIEALHGDPMNLYREVDWVIKKRIIESFMEKHRLSWRDPKVSLMDLQYHDIRPHKGLYFQLVKHDMVDRITTDDAIERAKHLPPQTTRARLRGEFIRQANLKGKDYRVDWVYLKLNDPERETILCKDPFQSHDERVERLIRSF, from the coding sequence ATGAAGCGCCGCATCTTCGGTATCGAGAACGAGTACGGCCTGACGTGCACGCTCAACGGCCAGCGGCGCCTGTCGCCGGACAACGTCGCGCGCTACCTGTTCGAGAAGGTCATCCCCGGCGCGCGCAACGCCAACGTCTTCCTCGAGAACGGCGCCCGGCTCTACCTCGACACGGGCTTCCACCCCGAGTACGCCACACCTGAGTGCGACGACATCACCGAGCTGGTCATCCACGACAAGGCGGGCGAGCGGATCGTCGAGGACCTCCTGCACCAGGCCGAGAAGCGGCTGCGCGAGGACGGCATCTCGGGCAACATCCTGCTCTTCAAGAACAACACGGACTCGGCCGGCAACTCCTACGGCTGCCACGAAAACTATCTCGTCAGCCGCGACGTGTCGTTCCAGCGCCTGGCCGAGGGGCTGATCCCCTTCTTCGTTACGCGGCAGATCTTCGCCGGCGCGGGCAAGGTGCTCCAGACCCCGCGCGGCTTCCACTACTGCCTCTCCCAGCGGGCGCAGCACATCTGCCAGGAGATCTCCGGCGCCACGACCTCGTCGCGCTCGATCATCAACACCCGCGACGAGCCGCACGCCGACGCCGAGAAATACCGGCGCCTGCATGTCATCGTGGGCGACTCGAACATGTCGGAGGTGGCGACCTACCTCAAGGTCGGCACCACCGCGCTGCTGCTCGACATGATCGAGGACGGCTTCTTCGACAAGGACTACAGCCTCCAGTCGCCGGTCCAGGCCATCCGGGACATCAGCCACGACCCGACGCTGCGGGAGACGGTCAGGCTCAAGGACGGGCGGACGATCACGCCGCTGCAGCTGCAGACGGAGTACCTCGAGCACGCGACGCGCTACGTCAACTCGATCGACGCCGACCCCGTGACGAAGGACGTGCTCGCGCGCTGGACGCACGTGATCGAGGCCCTCCACGGCGACCCGATGAACCTGTACCGCGAGGTGGACTGGGTCATCAAGAAGCGCATCATCGAGTCCTTCATGGAGAAGCACCGGCTGTCCTGGCGCGACCCCAAGGTCTCGCTCATGGACCTCCAGTACCACGACATCCGCCCCCACAAGGGTTTGTACTTCCAACTGGTCAAGCACGACATGGTCGACAGGATCACGACGGACGACGCCATCGAGCGGGCCAAGCACCTGCCGCCGCAGACGACGCGGGCGCGCCTGCGGGGCGAATTCATCCGGCAGGCCAACCTCAAGGGGAAGGACTACCGCGTGGACTGGGTGTACCTGAAGCTCAACGACCCGGAGCGCGAGACCATCCTCTGCAAGGACCCGTTCCAGAGCCACGACGAGCGGGTGGAGCGCCTGATCCGCTCCTTCTAG
- the prcA gene encoding proteasome subunit alpha: MPLPYYVSPEQMMKDKAEYARKGIARGKAIVALEYRDGVLLLAENPSTLLHKISEIYDRIAFAGVGKYNEFENLRVAGVRHADIKGYSYSRGDVTAKSLANAYSQALGNIFTQDIKPFEVEVLVVEVGDSNGTKNEIYHILYDGTIEDEKNYAAMGGQSDEIRRYLKDNYQEGLDFAGAVKLGVRALMVTQNKTLTERDLEVAVLDRGKERRMFRRIPAEVLHQLLADDKSPPHSE; the protein is encoded by the coding sequence ATGCCGCTTCCGTACTACGTTTCGCCCGAGCAGATGATGAAGGACAAGGCGGAGTATGCCCGCAAGGGCATCGCCCGCGGCAAGGCGATCGTGGCCCTCGAATACCGCGACGGCGTGCTGCTGCTGGCCGAGAACCCTTCGACGCTCCTGCACAAGATCTCGGAGATCTACGACCGCATCGCGTTCGCCGGCGTGGGCAAGTACAACGAGTTCGAGAACCTCCGCGTGGCGGGCGTCCGGCACGCGGACATCAAGGGCTACTCCTACAGCCGCGGGGACGTGACCGCCAAGTCGCTCGCCAACGCCTACTCCCAAGCGCTCGGCAACATCTTCACGCAGGATATCAAGCCGTTCGAGGTCGAGGTGCTGGTGGTCGAGGTCGGCGACAGCAACGGCACGAAGAACGAGATCTACCACATCCTCTACGACGGCACGATCGAGGACGAGAAGAACTACGCGGCCATGGGCGGGCAGTCGGACGAGATCCGGCGCTACCTCAAGGACAACTACCAGGAGGGGCTCGACTTCGCGGGCGCCGTCAAGCTGGGCGTCCGGGCCCTCATGGTGACGCAGAACAAGACCCTGACCGAGCGCGACCTCGAGGTCGCCGTCCTGGACCGCGGCAAGGAGCGCCGAATGTTCCGCCGCATCCCGGCCGAGGTGCTCCATCAGCTCCTCGCGGACGACAAGTCGCCCCCCCACTCGGAATAG